The sequence TGAAGAGCTCTAGCCCAATCCAgcatagaaagaaagaaaaaggattcAATTATAATCTGCTCACAACCCTCAAAACTTCTAGCAATTCTCTCCTACCAAATGCACCACATTAAGCAATATGACACAATCTTCCAACTTGCAGCATTACGGTGCCGAGCAAAACTGCCTTGCCAAGAGGCTAATAGATCCATTTCCTGCAGTGGCATAACCCGATGgataccaaacaaacaaaaaaccaaggACCACATCTCATGAGCTATAGGAAAATGTAGAAGTGGATGATCCACATTTTCCCCATTCCGTTTACACATGACACTCCAATCAATCACAATAATACCTCTCTTCCATAAATTATCCGTAGTAAAGATACTCCCCAACGCAGCACTCAAAGAGAAGAAAGCAGCTCTAGGAGGGATCTTAGATctccaaataatttttcatggaAAATGGACACAATTGGAGGGACACAATAGCCGGTAATAGCCTCCTACCTTAAAACCCCTACTCTTATTAAGCTTCCAACACATCTTGTCATCTCCCCTTCCAATTAcagaaaaaaattagtaaattaaacCCATAAATCTATCCAAAGAATCAAGCTCCCAATCTTGTACCAATCTGGGAAAATGAAGATCCCAATGCTTCACCCCAATTGCAATAAATCTGCTATGGAAGAATCTCTATCCTGACTGATCAAAAATAACTCTGGGAATGCCTACTTTAGAGGGGAATCCCCACACCACAAGTGATCAAAATAACTGATGCATTGAACTCTAGAAATATGAGTTAGCACTTTGAGTGATGCAAATCCAACTCCATATGGTTTGTCTTCTACAAGTGGCATAACTTGTATGGAAGAGATTAGCATTGGAGAAGCTCACAAAGGGTTTTAGTTTGTACTAGAAAGTTTATAAACTCGAGGAGTGAGTGATAAAGATGAAATAATAGCCAAAGGGCTGGCCTTTCAGGCTACAGAGTAAGGacacagaaagaaaaaaactctcTCGCTGAAATAAAAGTCAAAATTCTGTTGCACCCCTAAATAATCAACTTTGTAGCATagaaagaattattaaatagAAATATTGGCCTTGATATAAAACATAATTTATCTGTAAAAAGGTAGCCTAAGAAATTTAACTCAAGTTATTCATAAAAATCCCAATTTATAAAACTGTTAGTGATGAAAAGTATTGTGCTACAATGCTGTGAACACTGACCCTggaatcttttttcttttctgattaGCTACTCATCAATTTTTCTGTGGTGGAGAGATCTTGGCATCAGTTAAAAATGTGAAAACTATGGTCATATATAGAAGGAtcaaccttttaaaaaaaaaaaactctcctgTAGTCCAGGTGTTTTCATTAGTTAATTTATATGAATTTGATCGTAGTGATAACCTTAAAATTATCAAGCCTCCTTAATATCAAGGAACTCTTCGATGACATCTCTAGGCTTCTTTGGTAACTAGACACTACAATCTTTGATTTCTGGTTGCTCAGTGTCACCATCAAAGTTTTGGTAATCAAACAAATGCAAGACTGCAAGATTAGAGATAGGACTGATCTAATGATCATTTGGAAGTTCCACCTCATAAGTATTCATACTTATTTTCTTCAATGCCTTATGTAGATCAATCTTTGTAATGGATTTCCTATggaaatatttgttttgtaaagtgTACCCAAACTTAATTACCTCCAACAAACTCCTTGAGGCACCTATGTTGAATTGCTCGCTCTTCAATagtttgttgaggatccatagtcAGCAACAAAATTTTGGTACTAATGAGGATTGGTTGTTTTTTGTTGCTATGAACTTCTTTCTATGGTTCATAACTGGTTCTAATTGTGGTATGCACTTCATTATGAAAGCACCATATAGGATTAATGTATGCTTCTTTATCAAACTCATGCTTCATTGGGCAACAGAAAAAAGTCCAACACATAGAGCGGTTCATAATGACACTTTTCTTCTGCATCACAAATCTATGATGTTAAGTAAAATCTTATTGGTTTGATATAATGATGCTCATAAAATGTTCTCTTTGAAATTCAAGTTTCTGTAGTAGGAGAATTTTCTTATAATATTATGGAATAAAGTAAACTTATAATAGGATTAAATTGCTGTATCCTCCCCTAAGATTTCACAAAACAACATATGCTCCCCCTCTAGTTGAGAAGATTGGCTGGCCCCATACTACAAAATGTCAAAGTATAATACTCTTTTACCCATTTGAAGTCCACCTACGCTCTTTTTTCATTTGCAAGCCTGGATAAGTAAAACGCTTTCCCATTGTAACCATGTAGCAGTGTTTTGGATAAGCCAAAGAAGATCAATGGGCTCTCAAGAGGGACAACCAGATCTGAAATGGAAAAGTCAAAagaagtgaaatttttttaaacacaacCAGCTGATCACTTGCTCATCCAAAGTGGTTTTTTTTCAGTGCGTGAAGCAATAAGTGGAtgtggttttggtgttttgatGATGTTATGTATGGTTGTAATTTTCTATTGGTTGGCTACCTTTCTCCCTTTTCTCAATGTCAGCAAAATGTCTGAGCCATGCTCTCCCTTGCCACTTCTACTACCACTCACCTACTTGGCAGCTCGTCTCCCCAATCTGCTAGAATTTGTTTCTTAGCTGTTGCCTATTGGTCAGAGTTGGTGACAAGCCAAAGATGTACTTCTTTCTAGAGGCAGTAACATTCACAGTTCCATTAAATATAATTCTGGTTCCCTTGTAAGAGCTAGGTTAAGGGTGACTTAATGGCTTCAAGACCCaaccaatcaaaataaatataattctAGTTATGGTCATGAGTATTGGGTCTTGAGTGTTGCCTTTCCCATCTCTACTGAAATTTCAAGATCAGTGGGTTCTCAACTCTCAAGGGAAGAGGATTGTCATGTAGATCACATTTGTAAGTACAAGTACGCCAGTTGTGATAAGGTTGCTAAAGGCAATGcaagttaaatatttttttttgataagtaaaagaataatttattaaaatgaagGAATGCTCAAAAGCGAGCATCCTTAAAGAATTACAACACTCATGATctccaaaaaaatcaataataaaactaCAAGATACCTCCCGATCTATGTACTATGTTCAAACATAGTTCTCAAAAGGCTATTTTTAATATCTTGCATAGATTTCTTCATTCTCAAAAGTCCAGCAATTCCTCTCTCCATATGGCCCACATAATGCAATGTAGAGTAGCTTGCCACACTACCCTATTACAGGGGCTTCCAAACACCCCTCCAAATAGTCAACAAGTCAATTACTTGGCATGGCATTACCCAATGTACTCCAAAAGCCATAAGTGCAAAAGATCACATCTCCCTAGCAATAGTACAGTGCAACAATTGATTAACTTTTTCACCGTCCCCTTACACAAAATACATATATTAACAATCACTAGCTTCCGTTTAGCAAGGTTATCTATTGTCAGTATAGAATTCAAAGCTGCAgtccatacaaaaaaaaaaaagctacctTACATGGAACCTTATTGCCCCAAACACCTTTCCAAGGTAATACGTACAGAATTAGGTGCAACATGGTGAAGCTCTTATATTATCAATCAGTTTTGCTTAGAAAAACTACAATGTTTCTGGTTGTTTTGCTAAAGGTTTATTTCAGTTATATTTTATAGCAGTACGCATTTTGAATACTCTTgaatgcatttttctttttgaacattCACCTTATTACTTACTGCAGTTGTCTGCAGCTAAACTGTGGGCACATGTCCCAGTTTGGCTTAATTTTGTCTAATGTTGGCAGTATGTCTTACATATATTCTTCTGAATGCATATATCTTTTTGAATGTTCTTCTTAATACTTGCTATAGAGAATGTTGTCTGCACAGCTAAACTGTGGATGAAAACCCAATGGGTCTTAATTCTATATGATTCCCGCAACAAGTTTATTGATCATGACTTGGTTTGCCCAAGAATGGATGTTTCCAGAACTAGTGACTGAGTGTTTATGCttttattaggaaaaattccatatcaattaaataaaacaaactagaATTTGCTTTCATTTAGGAACTCCCTCGACTTTTACACCATTTTCTCACAGGCAAATGAGTTTATTATTCTGTACAAGCTTGCTCCTGTGATGCGCTCATGCTTGACACTTCATGTTGTTAATCTTCAGGTTCTAACTAGCACAGGATCACAATCACAGTGTGATCCAACTCAGGTCCCTCCTGCAGTAAAGAATTTCTCATTATCTCAGAAGGAAAAAACTCTCGATGAACTTGTGCGGGACCAGTGGCTTAATCGCACTCCTGATGGTATCATTGGACTTGGTGTCAGATCCTTTCTTGATCTGCGCAGTTATTTCCGTAATAATGATATTCCTTCATGTCAAGTGTGCAACGAAGCTGGAGTGAAGGTTAATTGATTATTACTTTGCTATGTTTGTGGATACTGGTTAATGTTTGATGTCTACTATATCTcggaaattaattaaatttttttttaacagttaATTAATCCATGTAGGATGTATTCAGTAAAATGTTAATTTGAATTAGCTTTGCTTGTGGTTTCGAAGTAAAATCTAAtgttttattcaaccattaccCTAGGGTAATAGcaatggaaaattttcaaatgttcCAGCTAAAACTAATGGAACATTTCTTTGTTTCTgctattaatttttgtactttgttgggtttgtttttgACAGGCGGATGTGTGCCAGAATGACTCCTGTACAGTCCGAATTCACAAGTACTGCCTAAAGAAATTCTTTTCCCAAAGAAGGGTATATTCATGATGTGTCTCATATTTACTGTGAACAGGGCGTTCTGTACTTAGTAAACCTGCTAACTTGAATTAATTTTAGGGGGAAAGAGTTTGTCCAAGTTGTGGGACTGAATGGAATTATGTAGTACCCAAAGCAGAACTTGTCGATGAAGAGGATGAGGCGGATGTGCCCACCCAGACCCAGCCACCTCGGGGACCTAGAACAAAAAGGCTTAGATCCAGCAAAACTGACGGTGCAGATGTAGTTGGAACTGGTTCCTCTCGAGCTTCCAGACCTACTTCAGATCTTAGAAGAACAACTCGAAGCACTGCCTGCCCAAGGTAATCGTTTTCCATGTGTCCCTTTTACAAGGGACTAGATGAAATATGCtgtatattttgtttctaaCTAGCTGGCCTTCCCTGGATAAACCTTATGGAGcaattgttaatttgttattagattttatGGGCGAATGCTGtactagtcttttttttttttctttttttttttttatgtcccAAATATTTAGGAAGAAACTGTGATTATATAATAGACCTCTAAGTAGCTTGAAGATACCTGGATGAATTtatgttagatatattattcTCAGTCCAATTGCTACCAGCACTGTAAATTCTCATTTCTTATCCTTTGCCTGGTGTGCCAAATGGATCATTTGAGAGACAGAGTTCTAGTGGAATTATTTTGATTTGTGCTTTGatgacataaaagaaaaatgctatatGGTACAGGTGATTGCATAGCATATTTATGGAACTTAATATACTTCAATGTtgtcaagagccttgtaacttAATTAAGACTTTTATTAGTGTTTTTAATGGAAAAGTCCAAGATTCAAATTCCCCTTCCCCTATtgaattacacacacacacaaaccctTTAAAGTTTAAAGCTCATTTTTGCATTACAAATTTTTActgcaaaacttaggtatagcTTTTAAGTATTGAACcttaaaaaaagttttccaaTAAAATTGAAACACATATATTGACTAATGCAGCAGAACAATGTTTATCTTTCTcagaataaataaattcaatggGGAACCAAATATACAATGTTTatcatgtgtttgaatttaactGGAGAACTTAATATACATCATCCAAAAGTCGTATCAAGTTTTTATCTAAGCCATTATCAGCTTTCAATTGCTGTAACTGCTCATTGAACAGGCTGTCTTAAAATCAGATACTGTTAACTTGTTCCTACAATTTCTATTTCTtgcttctattttcttttgttaaatttatatttcttgCACCTAAATAACGAAGGAAAAGCAATTCAATTATAGATTCTAAtagctctctttttttctttttcttttttcaagaaACAGCAATTCTTATTAGAACACATACGAAAATAGCTCTCTGAGTTAACTAAATGAggtattaatttaatattttactgTTATTGAACcgagaaaaaaagaatcatatGATTCATATCAAAATCCTACTtcagaaaaatattttgaacattcaatCCACATACCAAATACTCTAAGGTGTTGGCTAATCGCCTTCGTAGGGTGGCGCATGGGCTTATTTCGGATTCACAAAATGCTTTTGTGAAGGGTAGACAGATTTTGGATTCCGTCCTGATTGCTTCTGAATGTATTGATAGTAGATTAAAGTCAGGAGTTCCAGGTGTGTTATGTAAATGGGATGTGGAAAAGGCATATGATCATGTGTGCTGggattttttaatgtatatgcTGCAGCGTTGTGGTTTCTCtgagaaatggagaaaatggataTGGTATTGCATTTCAACTGTAAAGTTTTCTATTCTGATCAATGGTAGCCCATCTGATTTCTTTGGTAGCTCTAGGGGGCTTCGGCAAGGGGATCCTTTATCTCCGTTGTTGTTTGATATTGTGATGGAGGCACTAAGCCGTATGTTGGATGTGGCTGCCTCCGCTGGGCAATTCTCAGGTTTTTCTGTGGGTAGTACGGTTGGTTCATCAGTGATGGTGTCTCACCTTTTATTTGCAGATGATACTCtgattttttgtgatgctgaACCTTCTCAGATTGCTAATTTGAGGGCGATACTTGCTAGATTTGAGGAGGTCTCAGGGCTTCATATTAATTTGGGGAAGTCTGAGCTGGTTCCTGTTGGTGGAGTACACAATTTGGAGGAtttggtgggtttgttgggGTGTGGGCAGTCTTCTTTGCCCTTgaaatatttgggtcttcctTTAGGTGCCAAATTTAAGGATTTATCTGTTTGGAATCCTATCCTAGAGAGAATGGAGAGGAGATTAGCAGGTTGGAAGAGAATGTATTTATCTAAAGGGGGTAAGGTGACTCTCATTAAAAGCTCACTCTCGTCTTTACCTACatactttctttccctttttcctttacCAGGGAAGGTGGCAAAGCGTATGGAGAAATTACAGAGAGACTTTCTGTGGAATGGGATTGGTGGTGAACCTAAAATACATTTAGTTAATTGGGCCAAGGTTTGTAGGCCTTTGCAGGAGGGGGGGTTGGGTATACGACGGTTGGGGAACTTTAATTCTGCATTGCTAGGTAAATGGTTGTGGAGGTATGGCATGGAGACTGATGCTTTATGGAGGAGGGTTGTAGAGGCAAAATATGGGAATatttggggtggttggtgtacGAAAAAGGTGACAAGTGCTTATGGAGTCAGCCTGTGGAGATACATTAGAAGTGGCTGGTTGAACTTCTCTAAATTCCTTGTTTATGATGTGGGGGATGGTactagagtgaaattttggaagCATTTGTGGTGTGGGGATGGTACTCTCCAAGAGGCATTTCCAGAGCTTTATCGTCTTAGTAGGTCAAAGGATTCCTCGGTGGCTGAAGTTATGGGCTGGTCTGCTGGGAGGTTTCACTGGAATGTGCAATTTCGTCGTCCACCACAAGATTG is a genomic window of Quercus lobata isolate SW786 chromosome 2, ValleyOak3.0 Primary Assembly, whole genome shotgun sequence containing:
- the LOC115975395 gene encoding non-structural maintenance of chromosomes element 1 homolog, producing MAELSWRHQTLIQALLSRGPLRDDQFHPIFNGLTGKNPGTHKQVFDEYLLKINKALSYVQCELRGFRNQYDGRVYYGVVNTVSDEQSKLGTKYSVPQIAFYKAIIEAIVQDATAQGSISNIHALNLRLENQVLTSTGSQSQCDPTQVPPAVKNFSLSQKEKTLDELVRDQWLNRTPDGIIGLGVRSFLDLRSYFRNNDIPSCQVCNEAGVKADVCQNDSCTVRIHKYCLKKFFSQRRGERVCPSCGTEWNYVVPKAELVDEEDEADVPTQTQPPRGPRTKRLRSSKTDGADVVGTGSSRASRPTSDLRRTTRSTACPR